The sequence GGTTGTAAAGCGGAACAACGGTGCCATCGGGCCAAAGGTTTCTTCACGCGCCACCACCATATCGGAAGTGACATCGGCCAAAATCGTCGGCTCAAAAAAACTATGTCCCAACGCATGACGCTTGCCGCCCGCGAGGATGCGCGCGCCTTTGCTTAATGCATCGGCGATGTGCTGCTCGACTTTTTGCACCGCTTTTTGATCAATCAGCGGTCCCTGCGTGACGCCCTCTTGCTGGCCGTCGCCGACCTTCAGTTTCGCCACGGCAGCCACCAGTTTTTGGGCAAACGCGTCGTACACGCCAGCCTGCACGTATAGACGGTTGGCACAGACGCAGGTTTGCCCGGCATTCCGATATTTGGACGCCATGGCCCCTTCGACGGCGGCGTCCAGGTCGGCGTCATCAAAGACGATGAACGGGGCATTCCCGCCCAATTCCAGCGAGAGCTTTTTGATGGTAGGTGCACATTGCTCCATCAACAGACGGCCCACGCCGGTCGATCCGGTGAACGTCAGCTTACGCACAATCGGGTTACTGGTCATTTCTGCACCGATGACACGGGCAGCGCCAGTGACAACGCTAAATATTCCTGCAGGAACACCGGCACGTTCGGCCAATACGGCCAGCGCCAGTGCCGAGAATGGGGTCGACTCTGCCGGCTTTAGCACCATCGGACAGCCTGCCGCAAGGGCCGGGCCGACTTTGCGCGTAATCATCGCCGCGGGAAAATTCCATGGCGTAATCGCGGCGCAGACGCCAATTGGCTCTTTGATCACGACGATGCGATTGTTGGGCGAGGTCGACGGGATGGTATCGCCACCGGCACGTTTGCCTTCCTCGGCAAACCATTCGATGAACGAGGCAGCGTACGTGATTTCACCCTTGGCTTCGGCCAGCGGTTTGCCTTGTTCGGTGGTCATGATTAAGGCCAGATCATCGGCGTTGGCCAGCATTAGATCGTTCCATTTACGTAGAACAACGCTGCGCTCTTTGGCCGTTTTGCTCCGCCATGCCTTCCAGGCATCGTTCGCGGCCACAATCGCACGTCTGGTTTCAGCCGCCCCCATCATCGGCACGGTGCCGATCGTCTCGCCGTTGGCGGGGTTGGTGACGGGGAATGTCTCTCCGTTATCCGCATCGGACCAGATTCCGTTGATATAACCTTGCTGGCGAAATAAAGTAGGGTCTTTCAATTGCAACATAATGAACTCCTGTCAGGAAATGCCGACGCGTTGTCGGCCGCAAAATTAACCATCACGATAGCAACAGCGCAAAAGAATAACGGTACCACGACATAAGGTAAAGAGTCTGACCAGCCCGTTTTCTTCATAGCTTGTTCATATAGCTTGTTCATATAGCTTATTTATATAGCTTATTTGATGAGGCGTGCTTTGTCGTATCGCTATACGGCGTGATGCGTGTCATGCACAAAATGTAATACTGTCAGCACGCATCGCGCTAAAATATAAACAGAAATTTGGTTGGTTTGAAGCCAGCTTTGCCTCCCGGCTTATTTCGCAACTTGTTCGGCAAATAAGCGCAAAACAAAAATTAAACACTTTGGAGATTTTGTGAAAAAAACGCTTTTTTATGCATTCGCGACCCTAACTACCGGTGCCAGCCTCGCGTTGTCCTCATTCGTATGGGCGGGACCAGAAACCGCATCATCCCGTCTCGATCAAATTTTGCAGACAGGCAAACTGCGTGTCTGCATGACTGGCGACTACAAACCATTCACGTTTTACAAAGCCGACCAAAGCTTTGAAGGCATCGATGTTGATCTGGCACAATCATTAGCCAAGACCATCGGTGTTCAGGCACAGTTCGTCAAGACCACGTGGTCAACCCTGACTAACGACTTTTTGGAAAAATGCGATATCGCGATGGGCGGCGTGTCCGTTACGTTTGACCGCCAGAAGAAAGTCTCGTTTTCTGTCTCTCACATGGTGGACGGCAAATCGGCCATCGCACGCTGCGGTGATGTCGCCAAATTTCAATCACTCGCTGCAATTGACGTTTCTGGCACCCGCGCTATCGTCAATCCCGGGGGGACCAACGAACGCTTCGCGAAGACGCACTTCAAGCAAGCCCAGTTAATTGCGTATCCCGACAACGTGACTATTTTTGACCAGATCGTCGCAGGAAAAGCCGACCTCATGGTCACCGATGCCAGCGAAACGCTATGGCAGTCAAAATTGCATCCTGAACTATGTGCAATCAATCCGGAGAAACCGCTTCAGTTCGCCGAAAAAGCCTTCATGCTACCGCGTGGGGACGTGCCCTTCAAGGAGTTCGTGGACACCTGGATGCATCAATTGAAGGCCACCGGTGAATACGATGCGATAACAAATCATTGGCTAAAATAAATTAGGATTAAACACTCTTTTTTAACTAGCGGACCGACTTACTCTGCCTGTGATGTAGCTTCGGATGACCTGCTACGATATTCCAGACGCGGAGCTACTGCGGCCGCCAACTCTCGTCCCCATGTCGCGGCGCCGATAGCCGACGGATGATATCCGTCGGCTGCCATCAACACCGGATCAGTCAAATTCTGTAACGTGGGCACGCGCGTTACGGGCATTTGCGACGATAAGTCGCTCACCACCTGCTCAGTGGCCTCATCCAGTTCCTGCGCTTTGAGGCCCAGCACAAAGCGTAACGGTTGCGGTAATGCCGGAAACAGATGCAGCGGAGGAACGCCAGCGACAACGATCAGTCGCGGCGATAAATGCAGCTGGATTTTCAGCAAAAGATGCTTCAGTTCGGCCCCGTAACGCCGACGCGATCGGAATGCCGTGCTGTCATTCACTCCAAATGCAATCAGCACAACGTCAACGTGCTGCAACGCGGACTTGTCCGTGATAAGCGGTAACACGGTTTTAATCGCGCTAGACAAAGTCGCCCCGTTCTGCCCCATCGCCTGCCATGCGACCGGACGCGCCAACCGGATTGCCAACGCGGCGGCAAACTGGCCGGTTATCGCCTCGTAGTGGGTGGCAACGCCGACGCCAGCGACCGGTGATTCACCAAGCGACAACAACTGCAAAGCGGGCGGATTCAATTCCGACTGCTGGCCTGACAATATCGGTGGCTGTGCCACTCCGCTAGCCTGGCCTAACGCCTCAGGCAAGCGCGGCGTGTTGTTTCGCGTACGCCGCCCCTGGATAATTAACCAGGGCAATAGTGGCAGCGCTATTAATTCGGGTAACCATCGTCGCATCCGGACTCTCCTCGAACCAGCTATTTACACTATTTTGATCTTAGCCAAAGCCGGATTAGCCGCCGGCGGTTTGAGCTTCAGTGTTTGTAACGTCTCGAGCACAACACTCGCTATTGCCAAATTACGGTGGGTCTTGGAATTTGCCGGTATGACGTACCACGGCGCGTGATCGGCGTCAGTTGCCTGAATCGCGCTCGAAAACAGATCCTGATAGGCATCCCAGCTTTTTCGCTCTTCTATGTCTTGCGGGTCAAATTTCCAGTTTTTTTCCGGATCATCAATCCGCTCTTGCAAACGGATGGCTTGCTCGCCCTTCGAGATATGCAGCAAAAATTTTAAAATGGTCGTGCCGGTTTCAGCCAACATCCGTTCGAAATCCCGAATCTGGGCGTAGCGCCGCTGACATTCGGCGTCATCAATCCAGTCATGAACGCGGGTCACCAGAACATCCTCATAGTGACTGCGGTTGAACACCGCCATTTCGCCCGCTTGCGGCACTTGCTGATGAATGCGCCAAAGATAATCATGGGCTTTCTCGATCGTGCTCGGTGCTTTGAAGCCAACGATATTGATTCCTTGTGGGTTCACACCGCTAAAGACACCCTTGACCGCTCCATCCTTTCCGCTGGTATCGATGCCCTGCAGCACCACTAACAATTTGTGATGCTGACCAGCATAGAGTAAATCTTGTTGCAGACCGATTTCCGTCGCCAGGCTGATTACTTTGAGTTTATCTTTTTCCTTGTCACCACTAGATAACGGTTTGTTATCGGCATCCGCGTCCTTAATCTTGATCTTTTTACTGGCGCGAAACTCACTCTGAGCGGACATGGGAGGTTCCTTTATCAGGTATCTTTTAGACTTTTTCGAATACTACAATATGCCATGCAGATTACCCAAAGCATGCTCAATCTTGATACAGCGGTCCATCACCACAGTTAAACCGGATTTGATCGCCTTGTCAGCAGCGTCCTGATTTACGATATCAAGCTGCATCCAGACCGCGCTGGCGCCGATCATGATTGCCTCGCCCACGACAGGTGGAATATCGTCAGTTTTCCGAAAACAATCTACGATGTCGATTTTTACACTCTCAGCGGCAAGCGCACGTGCAGCATCGTAAAGATCCTTGTAGCAATGCTCTCCAAGTATGTGAGTGCCTACATACATGGGGTTAACCGGAATGATACGGTAACCATGTTCCTGCATATAGCGCGCGACGCCATAACTCGGTCGGTCGGGACGGTTGGATAAACCAACGATGGCAATAACAGGTGCGGAAGATAGCGCCGGATTTGCGGATGCAGCTGTCATGAGGGTTTCCTGTTCAGGTTGAGGCGGATTTTTGATTCGTAAAAGTCACTTTTCGACTGAGTGCACACGGACCAGTCCAGCATTGCGCGTAATATCAACTGTGCCATACGAGCCAAAACACCATGCTCCTTCTCCCATAGTACTTGAGTCTGCAAAATCTTTATACGCATACAAAAGATGTATTTCCGTTGCCACGACCGAATGGCGTATCCCGAACGCCAAGATGTGAGCAAAGCGCGGACAACAAAAAAGCAGCCGAAGCTGCTTGTTTGTTGCCATTCGTGCAATTCGGACAAATTCTTGCCCGATTGCTGAATTAACGGCCTTTTGAACGCAATCTGTGGATCGCTGCCAACTGTGCAATTGCTGTCGTTAATTCTGACTGCGCTTTTGCATAATCGATCTTCGATTCCTGATTGGTCAACGCTTCTTCGGCCAGACGTTTGGCTTCGGTTGCTTTCGCTTCATCCAAATCTGCACCGCGAATCGCAGTGTCGGCCAGAATGGTGACGGTGTCCGGCTGCACTTCCAGTAAGCCACCAGCAACAAAAACGAATTCGTCTTCCGCCTGACCTGGCACCTTGATGCGTACAGCACCAGGCTTGATGCGCGTGATCAGCGGCGTGTGACGAGGATAAATCCCCAACTCGCCTGACTCACCCGGCAACGCGACGAATTCAGCCTCACCGGAAAAGATTAGCTCTTCCGCCGAAACCACGTCAACGTGAATAGTGTTTGCCATGTTAGACCCTTAATTATAGGACTTACGCAAAATCGCCCCAGCGGCGTTAAGCTTTCCCAGCCTTGCTAACGTACAGTCGTCATCGGCAAGGCTGACAAGCCGGTTGCTGAAAACACTCTACGTAAGTCCTAATTTATCCATTCAATCAAACTGCCATTACGAATGTCTTGCAGGTCACGCTACCCAGGCACTGACCTTAGAGGTCAGACCCTGGACGACTAACGCAGCCGACATTCCCAAGGATTAGTTGATTTTCTTGGCTTTCTCGATTGCTTCTTCGATTGTACCAACCATGTAGAACGCTTGTTCCGGCAGGTGATCGAGTTCGCCGCTAGCGATCATTTTGAAGCCTTTGATCGTATCTTTCAGCGAAACGTATTTACCTGGTGCACCGGTAAATACTTCAGCAACGTGGAACGGCTGGGATAGGAAACGTTGCATTTTACGTGCACGCGCTACCAACAGCTTGTCTTCCGGTGCCAACTCATCCATACCCAGAATCGCAATAATGTCGCGCAATTCCTTGTAGCGTTGCAGAATACCTTGAACAGCACGCGCTGTATCGTAGTGTTCCTGACCAACGACGAGCGGATCCAACTGGCGCGAAGTAGAATCCAACGGATCAACCGCTGGATAAATACCTAACGAA is a genomic window of Glaciimonas sp. PAMC28666 containing:
- a CDS encoding SGNH/GDSL hydrolase family protein, which gives rise to MRRWLPELIALPLLPWLIIQGRRTRNNTPRLPEALGQASGVAQPPILSGQQSELNPPALQLLSLGESPVAGVGVATHYEAITGQFAAALAIRLARPVAWQAMGQNGATLSSAIKTVLPLITDKSALQHVDVVLIAFGVNDSTAFRSRRRYGAELKHLLLKIQLHLSPRLIVVAGVPPLHLFPALPQPLRFVLGLKAQELDEATEQVVSDLSSQMPVTRVPTLQNLTDPVLMAADGYHPSAIGAATWGRELAAAVAPRLEYRSRSSEATSQAE
- the gabD gene encoding NADP-dependent succinate-semialdehyde dehydrogenase; its protein translation is MLQLKDPTLFRQQGYINGIWSDADNGETFPVTNPANGETIGTVPMMGAAETRRAIVAANDAWKAWRSKTAKERSVVLRKWNDLMLANADDLALIMTTEQGKPLAEAKGEITYAASFIEWFAEEGKRAGGDTIPSTSPNNRIVVIKEPIGVCAAITPWNFPAAMITRKVGPALAAGCPMVLKPAESTPFSALALAVLAERAGVPAGIFSVVTGAARVIGAEMTSNPIVRKLTFTGSTGVGRLLMEQCAPTIKKLSLELGGNAPFIVFDDADLDAAVEGAMASKYRNAGQTCVCANRLYVQAGVYDAFAQKLVAAVAKLKVGDGQQEGVTQGPLIDQKAVQKVEQHIADALSKGARILAGGKRHALGHSFFEPTILADVTSDMVVAREETFGPMAPLFRFTTDDEVVAMANDTEFGLASYFYSRDIGRIWRVAEALESGIVGINTGLISTEVAPFGGVKQSGLGREGSKYGIEDYQVIKYLCMGGI
- a CDS encoding F0F1 ATP synthase subunit epsilon; its protein translation is MANTIHVDVVSAEELIFSGEAEFVALPGESGELGIYPRHTPLITRIKPGAVRIKVPGQAEDEFVFVAGGLLEVQPDTVTILADTAIRGADLDEAKATEAKRLAEEALTNQESKIDYAKAQSELTTAIAQLAAIHRLRSKGR
- a CDS encoding transporter substrate-binding domain-containing protein: MKKTLFYAFATLTTGASLALSSFVWAGPETASSRLDQILQTGKLRVCMTGDYKPFTFYKADQSFEGIDVDLAQSLAKTIGVQAQFVKTTWSTLTNDFLEKCDIAMGGVSVTFDRQKKVSFSVSHMVDGKSAIARCGDVAKFQSLAAIDVSGTRAIVNPGGTNERFAKTHFKQAQLIAYPDNVTIFDQIVAGKADLMVTDASETLWQSKLHPELCAINPEKPLQFAEKAFMLPRGDVPFKEFVDTWMHQLKATGEYDAITNHWLK
- a CDS encoding CoA-binding protein; protein product: MTAASANPALSSAPVIAIVGLSNRPDRPSYGVARYMQEHGYRIIPVNPMYVGTHILGEHCYKDLYDAARALAAESVKIDIVDCFRKTDDIPPVVGEAIMIGASAVWMQLDIVNQDAADKAIKSGLTVVMDRCIKIEHALGNLHGIL
- a CDS encoding PPK2 family polyphosphate kinase; this translates as MSAQSEFRASKKIKIKDADADNKPLSSGDKEKDKLKVISLATEIGLQQDLLYAGQHHKLLVVLQGIDTSGKDGAVKGVFSGVNPQGINIVGFKAPSTIEKAHDYLWRIHQQVPQAGEMAVFNRSHYEDVLVTRVHDWIDDAECQRRYAQIRDFERMLAETGTTILKFLLHISKGEQAIRLQERIDDPEKNWKFDPQDIEERKSWDAYQDLFSSAIQATDADHAPWYVIPANSKTHRNLAIASVVLETLQTLKLKPPAANPALAKIKIV